In the genome of Actinomadura graeca, one region contains:
- a CDS encoding amidohydrolase family protein produces the protein MKLSEYRPRPRLRVPGSRVERAAVPAIDAHNHLGRWLTCHWAVQDVGALLALMDACNVRAIVNLDGRWEEELEDNLDRYDRSHPGRFLTFCHVDWNLIGRDGALAASLRRSVEAGARGLKVWKDLGLHVRDDAGRLVLPDDPRLAELWETAAELAVPVAIHTADPIAFFDPIDERNERYEQLLAHPDWSFADPDRFPRFDRLMDALESLVAAHPRTTFIAVHAGCQAEDLGRVTAMLATYPNLHIDIAARIAELGRQPRATRDLVMRFPGRVLFGTDEFPPSTETYATHFRFLETLDEHFPHSADDPPLMGRWHISGLGLPDYVLGQVYASNAGRLLGVST, from the coding sequence ATGAAGCTGAGCGAGTACCGGCCCCGGCCGCGGTTGCGCGTGCCGGGGTCGCGCGTCGAACGGGCCGCGGTGCCGGCCATCGACGCGCACAACCACCTCGGACGATGGCTGACCTGCCACTGGGCCGTCCAGGACGTGGGCGCCCTGCTCGCGCTGATGGACGCCTGCAACGTCCGGGCGATCGTCAACCTCGACGGGCGCTGGGAGGAGGAGCTGGAGGACAACCTCGACCGCTACGACCGCAGCCACCCCGGCAGGTTCCTGACGTTCTGCCATGTCGACTGGAACCTCATCGGCCGCGACGGGGCACTGGCCGCCAGCCTGCGGCGGTCCGTGGAGGCGGGGGCGCGGGGCCTGAAGGTCTGGAAGGACCTCGGCCTGCACGTGCGGGACGACGCGGGACGGCTCGTCCTGCCCGACGACCCCCGGCTCGCGGAGCTGTGGGAGACCGCGGCGGAGCTCGCGGTCCCGGTGGCGATCCACACCGCCGACCCCATCGCGTTCTTCGACCCCATCGACGAGCGCAACGAGCGGTACGAGCAGCTCCTGGCCCACCCCGACTGGTCGTTCGCCGACCCCGACCGGTTCCCGCGCTTCGACCGGCTCATGGACGCGCTGGAGTCGCTCGTCGCGGCCCACCCGCGGACGACGTTCATCGCCGTCCACGCCGGCTGCCAGGCCGAGGACCTCGGCCGCGTCACCGCGATGCTCGCCACCTACCCGAACCTGCACATCGACATCGCCGCCCGGATCGCCGAGCTCGGCCGGCAGCCGCGCGCGACCCGCGACCTCGTGATGCGCTTCCCCGGGCGGGTGCTGTTCGGCACCGACGAGTTCCCGCCGTCCACGGAGACCTACGCGACCCACTTCCGGTTCCTGGAGACGCTGGACGAGCACTTCCCGCACTCCGCCGACGACCCGCCGCTGATGGGCCGGTGGCACATCAGCGGCCTGGGCCTCCCGGACTACGTCCTCGGGCAGGTCTACGCGTCCAACGCCGGGCGGCTCCTCGGCGTCTCCACCTGA
- a CDS encoding carbohydrate ABC transporter permease has translation MTTAPAPPASAPPAPARRRRPSARHLVLLPLSLLMVVPFVYMLGASVMTRAQLNRFPPPLVPPGMDLTGYRELLSDSEFPRWFLNSVLVAGAIVTSQVVLCSMAGYAFARLRFSGRRTALVLVIATTLIPFQLTVIPTFLIFHRLHLINTLGALIAPQLASALGVYLMTSFFQNFPRELEEAARIDGCSRWGVFFRVVLPVARPALVALAVITFIYAWNDLFWPLVAISSSENYTVQAGLTTFQGQHRADWPQIMAGTVLTTVPVLIVFLVGQRRFVQALAGAVKG, from the coding sequence GTGACCACCGCACCCGCTCCGCCCGCATCCGCTCCGCCCGCCCCCGCGCGGCGCCGACGGCCGAGCGCGCGACATCTCGTCCTGCTGCCGCTGTCGCTGCTGATGGTCGTGCCGTTCGTGTACATGCTGGGCGCGTCGGTCATGACGCGGGCGCAGCTCAACCGGTTCCCGCCGCCGCTCGTGCCGCCGGGGATGGACCTCACCGGCTACCGGGAGCTGCTGTCGGACTCGGAGTTCCCGCGCTGGTTCCTCAACAGCGTCCTCGTCGCGGGCGCCATCGTCACCTCGCAGGTCGTGCTGTGCAGCATGGCGGGCTACGCGTTCGCCCGGCTGCGGTTCTCCGGGCGCCGGACGGCGCTGGTCCTGGTCATCGCGACGACGCTGATCCCCTTCCAGCTCACCGTCATCCCGACGTTCCTGATCTTCCACAGGCTGCATCTGATCAACACGCTGGGCGCGCTGATCGCGCCGCAGCTCGCCTCGGCGCTGGGCGTCTACCTGATGACCTCGTTCTTCCAGAACTTCCCGCGCGAGCTGGAGGAGGCCGCGCGGATCGACGGCTGCTCCCGCTGGGGGGTGTTCTTCCGGGTCGTCCTGCCGGTCGCCCGCCCGGCGCTGGTGGCGCTGGCCGTCATCACGTTCATCTACGCCTGGAACGATCTGTTCTGGCCGCTCGTCGCGATCTCCTCCTCGGAGAACTACACGGTGCAGGCGGGGCTCACCACGTTCCAGGGGCAGCACCGCGCGGACTGGCCGCAGATCATGGCCGGGACGGTGCTGACGACCGTCCCGGTCCTCATCGTGTTCCTCGTGGGCCAGCGCCGGTTCGTGCAGGCGCTGGCGGGCGCCGTCAAGGGGTGA
- a CDS encoding MBL fold metallo-hydrolase — MNVSAGFRELDVPPGMVGVCALGQAGFLLKGSGGTVVAVDPYLSDRLAADSEFGPPGRWARRFPPPFEPGALDADVVVVTHEHADHFDPSTLRPALERHPFTLVAPPVLREEVKALGAAFEPAYAGEPVEVEGVRVHPVPAAHSPEYTGPSCYDVMVQDGAHRFLGYVVEVGEGVTVYHAGDTVLHPEIDRALDGLRPRVALLPVNGRDRIREEMGIVGNLTVREAAHLAAKADARWLLPSHHDLFAVNAESVTTFVDTLDRQFPDQEYLVPKVGRPVVLGV, encoded by the coding sequence ATGAACGTGAGCGCGGGCTTCCGCGAGCTCGACGTGCCCCCGGGCATGGTCGGCGTCTGCGCCCTCGGGCAGGCCGGGTTCCTGCTCAAGGGGTCGGGCGGGACGGTCGTGGCCGTCGACCCGTACCTGTCGGACCGGCTGGCCGCCGACTCGGAGTTCGGCCCGCCCGGGCGGTGGGCGCGCCGGTTCCCGCCGCCGTTCGAGCCCGGCGCCCTGGACGCCGACGTGGTCGTCGTCACCCACGAGCACGCCGACCACTTCGACCCGAGCACGCTCCGGCCGGCGCTGGAGCGCCACCCGTTCACGCTGGTGGCCCCGCCCGTCCTGCGGGAGGAGGTGAAGGCGCTCGGCGCGGCCTTCGAGCCGGCGTACGCGGGTGAACCCGTCGAGGTGGAGGGGGTCCGCGTCCATCCCGTCCCGGCCGCGCACTCCCCCGAGTACACCGGCCCCTCCTGCTACGACGTCATGGTGCAGGACGGCGCGCACCGGTTCCTCGGCTACGTCGTGGAGGTCGGGGAGGGCGTGACCGTCTACCACGCGGGCGACACCGTCCTGCACCCCGAGATCGACCGGGCCCTGGACGGGCTGCGGCCGAGGGTCGCGCTGCTGCCGGTGAACGGGCGCGACCGGATCCGCGAGGAGATGGGGATCGTCGGGAACCTGACGGTCCGGGAGGCCGCGCACCTGGCCGCCAAGGCGGACGCGCGCTGGCTGCTGCCGAGCCACCACGACCTGTTCGCCGTCAACGCCGAGTCCGTCACCACGTTCGTCGACACGCTCGACCGCCAGTTCCCCGACCAGGAGTACCTCGTGCCGAAGGTCGGGCGGCCGGTCGTGCTGGGAGTATGA
- a CDS encoding ABC transporter substrate-binding protein has protein sequence MKKLIPILAAVLLGTATACSSSGDGDSGGPVELVIWHGQDDMAAGSMEKLVASFNRSHPNIKVKTDSGGATADTMLPKVTAAFAADTYPDIAYMYGSWAAALARSPKVPDLKRYIGAPGVGWNDFWANTREAAAVNGKVIGFPAVSDNLTVLYNKKMLADAGLKPPAPTWTWDDFRDMARRLTDAKTKTYGTTWAIAGGEETTWTLWPLVWQNGGDILSADGKKAVFNSPQGARALSLVQQMAVQDKSVYLDTSPAEKGQKLFESGRLGMFLAGPWVLPDVKAAKIDYGFAPLPGTNGDHQTVSGMDNWAVFDHGGRRVKASVEFLTWLTQPEQQLVWMMDTGSLPTRASIARLPGYQDYLKKYPGIGVVADNIVNAKKIRPTTSKYPRISAFVADAIASALLGRSDPQSALNDAARKSDALLAVPGQ, from the coding sequence TTGAAGAAGCTCATCCCGATCCTCGCCGCGGTGCTCCTCGGCACCGCCACCGCCTGCTCGTCGTCCGGGGACGGGGACTCCGGCGGGCCCGTCGAGCTCGTGATCTGGCACGGCCAGGACGACATGGCGGCCGGGTCCATGGAGAAGCTGGTCGCCTCGTTCAACAGGTCGCACCCGAACATCAAGGTCAAGACCGACTCGGGCGGCGCGACCGCCGACACGATGCTGCCCAAGGTCACGGCCGCGTTCGCCGCGGATACCTATCCCGACATCGCCTACATGTACGGCTCGTGGGCGGCGGCGCTGGCGCGCAGCCCGAAGGTCCCCGACCTGAAGAGGTACATCGGCGCGCCCGGGGTGGGGTGGAACGACTTCTGGGCGAACACGCGGGAGGCCGCGGCGGTCAACGGCAAGGTGATCGGGTTCCCGGCCGTCTCGGACAACCTGACCGTCCTCTACAACAAGAAGATGCTCGCCGACGCCGGTCTGAAGCCGCCGGCCCCGACCTGGACGTGGGACGACTTCCGGGACATGGCGCGCAGGCTCACCGACGCCAAGACGAAGACCTACGGGACGACCTGGGCGATCGCGGGCGGTGAGGAGACCACCTGGACGCTGTGGCCGCTGGTCTGGCAGAACGGCGGGGACATCCTGTCGGCGGACGGCAAGAAGGCCGTCTTCAACTCCCCGCAGGGGGCGCGGGCGCTGTCGCTGGTGCAGCAGATGGCCGTCCAGGACAAGTCGGTCTACCTGGACACCAGTCCCGCCGAGAAGGGGCAGAAGCTGTTCGAGTCCGGCCGCCTCGGCATGTTCCTCGCCGGGCCGTGGGTGCTGCCCGACGTCAAGGCCGCGAAGATCGACTACGGGTTCGCGCCGCTGCCGGGGACGAACGGCGACCACCAGACGGTGTCCGGCATGGACAACTGGGCCGTCTTCGACCACGGCGGCCGCCGCGTCAAGGCGTCGGTGGAGTTCCTCACCTGGCTGACGCAGCCGGAGCAGCAGCTGGTGTGGATGATGGACACCGGGTCGCTGCCGACCCGCGCGTCGATCGCCAGGCTCCCCGGCTACCAGGACTACCTGAAGAAGTACCCGGGCATCGGCGTCGTCGCCGACAACATCGTCAACGCCAAGAAGATCCGGCCGACGACCTCCAAGTACCCGCGGATCTCCGCGTTCGTCGCCGACGCCATCGCCTCGGCGCTGCTCGGCAGGTCCGACCCGCAGAGCGCGCTGAACGACGCCGCGCGCAAGTCCGACGCGCTGCTCGCGGTGCCCGGCCAGTGA
- a CDS encoding carbohydrate ABC transporter permease gives MSALLSTGRSDRGTSARSGRGPGRRGGPGRRRRLTDEAAGWSFAGPSTLLVLGFSLLPMGWALRLSLTDSDLVTEGQGVGLDNYRALADDPVFWRSIRNTLELTGLYIPISLLLGLGIALLLNKPIRGIGFYRACFLVPFVASAAAEGLLMAFVFDKDFGVVNGLITRAGLPAQGFLDDPSQAMFVITGIFIWTQFGFNVVIYLAALQEIPAEVLEAAAIDGAGPWRTFRHIVVPSVRPISLFLAVWGLIDCLQFFDLLMTSTKGGPVNSTITIVYYVWQLAFEYFTAGYGAAVAYALFAGSLVAIVIGLVFGRRKGFLL, from the coding sequence GTGAGCGCCCTGCTCTCCACCGGGAGATCGGACCGGGGGACGTCCGCCCGCTCAGGACGGGGGCCGGGGCGGCGCGGCGGCCCCGGGAGGCGCAGGCGCCTCACCGACGAGGCCGCGGGGTGGTCGTTCGCGGGGCCGTCCACCCTGCTGGTCCTCGGGTTCTCGCTGCTGCCGATGGGATGGGCGCTGCGGCTGTCGCTCACCGACTCCGACCTGGTGACGGAGGGGCAGGGCGTCGGGCTCGACAACTACCGGGCGCTGGCCGACGACCCGGTGTTCTGGCGGTCGATCCGCAACACCCTGGAGCTGACCGGCCTCTACATCCCGATCTCGCTGCTGCTCGGGCTCGGGATCGCGCTGCTGCTGAACAAGCCGATCCGGGGCATCGGCTTCTACCGCGCGTGCTTCCTCGTGCCGTTCGTCGCCTCGGCCGCCGCCGAGGGGCTGCTCATGGCGTTCGTGTTCGACAAGGACTTCGGCGTCGTGAACGGGCTGATCACCCGGGCGGGGCTGCCCGCGCAGGGGTTCCTGGACGACCCGTCGCAGGCGATGTTCGTCATCACCGGGATCTTCATCTGGACGCAGTTCGGCTTCAATGTCGTGATCTACCTGGCGGCGCTCCAGGAGATCCCGGCGGAGGTCCTGGAGGCCGCGGCGATCGACGGCGCCGGGCCCTGGCGGACGTTCCGGCACATTGTCGTGCCGTCCGTCCGGCCGATCTCGCTGTTCCTCGCCGTGTGGGGCCTGATCGACTGCCTCCAGTTCTTCGACCTGCTGATGACCTCGACCAAGGGCGGCCCGGTCAACTCCACGATCACGATCGTCTACTACGTCTGGCAGCTGGCCTTCGAGTACTTCACCGCCGGGTACGGCGCCGCGGTCGCCTACGCGCTGTTCGCCGGGAGCCTGGTCGCGATCGTCATCGGCCTGGTCTTCGGCCGCCGGAAGGGGTTCCTGCTGTGA
- a CDS encoding alpha-glucosidase/alpha-galactosidase, whose protein sequence is MARIVFVGAGSVEFTKNVLSDILTLPGLGASTLVLHDIDAGRLATAEAMARWMVEHLALPAKVEAHTDRRAAVDGADYVINEIAVGGFEATRVDFEVPARHGLRQTIADTLGIGGIFRALRTIPVMVALGNDLAELAPDALLLNYTNPMTMVPRAVWEGTPFGNVVGICHSVRDTQARLAGLVGVPVEEVAFVTAGVNHQAFVLRFEHAGEDLYPRLAEVIDADPALRRTVRAEVFARFGHFPTESSVHGSEYLPWFLRHDDQVEHFGIQVGAYLEWSRENLGTYEETRRRLAAGGGVEIEPMSELASEIIHSIETGERRMLHGNVRNDGLIANLPADACVEVPCVVDRAGVRPTRVGAMPPQLAALNRTFLNVGDLTVRAALEGRRDHVYHAAMLDPNAAATLTLPQIHALVDDMIDAHGDALPEGVRR, encoded by the coding sequence ATGGCACGCATCGTCTTCGTCGGCGCCGGGAGCGTCGAGTTCACCAAGAACGTCCTGTCCGACATCCTCACCCTCCCCGGGCTCGGCGCCTCCACCCTCGTCCTGCACGACATCGACGCCGGACGGCTCGCGACGGCCGAGGCCATGGCGCGCTGGATGGTGGAGCATCTGGCACTGCCCGCCAAGGTCGAGGCGCACACCGACCGGCGCGCCGCGGTCGACGGCGCCGACTACGTCATCAACGAGATCGCGGTCGGCGGGTTCGAGGCGACCCGCGTCGACTTCGAGGTGCCGGCCCGGCACGGGCTGCGCCAGACGATCGCCGACACGCTCGGGATCGGCGGGATCTTCCGCGCGCTGCGGACGATCCCGGTGATGGTCGCGCTCGGGAACGATCTCGCCGAGCTGGCGCCGGACGCGCTGCTGCTCAACTACACCAACCCGATGACGATGGTCCCGCGGGCGGTGTGGGAGGGCACGCCGTTCGGCAACGTGGTGGGCATCTGCCACTCCGTCCGCGACACGCAGGCGCGGCTCGCGGGCCTGGTCGGCGTGCCGGTGGAGGAGGTCGCCTTCGTCACCGCCGGGGTCAACCACCAGGCGTTCGTGCTGAGGTTCGAGCACGCGGGAGAGGACCTGTACCCGCGGCTGGCGGAGGTCATCGACGCCGACCCGGCGCTGCGCCGGACCGTCCGGGCCGAGGTGTTCGCGCGGTTCGGGCACTTCCCCACCGAGTCGTCCGTGCACGGCTCGGAGTACCTGCCCTGGTTCCTGCGCCACGACGACCAGGTGGAGCACTTCGGCATCCAGGTCGGCGCGTACCTGGAGTGGTCGCGGGAGAACCTCGGCACCTACGAGGAGACGCGGCGGCGGCTGGCCGCGGGCGGGGGCGTGGAGATCGAGCCGATGTCGGAGCTGGCGTCGGAGATCATCCATTCGATCGAGACGGGCGAGCGGCGGATGCTGCACGGCAACGTCCGCAACGACGGCCTCATCGCGAACCTGCCCGCGGACGCGTGCGTCGAAGTGCCGTGCGTTGTGGACCGGGCCGGTGTGCGGCCCACCCGCGTCGGCGCGATGCCGCCGCAGCTCGCCGCGCTCAACAGGACGTTCCTGAACGTGGGCGACCTGACCGTGCGGGCGGCGCTGGAGGGGCGCCGCGACCACGTCTACCACGCGGCGATGCTCGACCCGAACGCCGCCGCGACGCTCACCCTCCCCCAGATCCACGCCCTGGTCGACGACATGATCGACGCCCATGGCGACGCCCTCCCCGAGGGCGTCCGCCGCTGA
- a CDS encoding potassium channel protein — protein sequence MPIVFMRLVHRIAARSWRAPALVLLAAFAAGWTLIAVFEEPGAKIKKPHEFLWYFFVSGTTTGYGDLFPTSSGGRLGGAIVIMAGLTAGLVLFAELTLWMAKGRTMKANGQARLHHRRHVVMIGYDRDGLRAVIGQLRPDPVYAKTKIVTIFWPDELTGENPDPDLYDVVAFDDTAFQRACVEDARTVVVVGHNDDETVRVMLHVVAYLRRHGEPPVHLLAGVHDGGRRAEITEALGLVGPDIEPVDIDDPAIVAVAIRNPGVASIYHNLASTLDADSTLFRVDIPDGVGEWPRIDLAIHLLRQGSTLLAVGESHRPNARFRLASRPDETVRGGQSLAVVSEARPDIAWHEL from the coding sequence ATGCCGATCGTGTTCATGCGTCTCGTCCACCGGATCGCCGCGCGGTCCTGGCGCGCGCCCGCGCTGGTGCTGCTGGCCGCGTTCGCGGCGGGCTGGACGCTGATCGCGGTGTTCGAGGAACCCGGCGCCAAGATCAAGAAACCGCACGAGTTCCTCTGGTACTTCTTCGTCAGCGGCACCACGACCGGGTACGGCGACCTGTTCCCCACCTCGTCCGGCGGCCGGCTCGGCGGGGCGATCGTGATCATGGCGGGACTCACCGCGGGACTCGTGCTGTTCGCCGAGCTGACGCTGTGGATGGCGAAGGGCAGGACAATGAAGGCCAACGGCCAGGCTCGGCTGCACCACCGGCGGCACGTCGTGATGATCGGCTACGACCGCGACGGGCTGCGGGCCGTCATCGGGCAGCTGCGCCCCGACCCCGTGTACGCCAAGACGAAGATCGTCACGATCTTCTGGCCGGACGAGCTGACCGGCGAGAACCCCGACCCCGACCTGTACGACGTGGTCGCCTTCGACGACACCGCGTTCCAGCGCGCCTGCGTTGAGGACGCGCGCACGGTGGTGGTCGTCGGCCACAACGACGACGAGACCGTCCGGGTGATGCTCCACGTGGTCGCCTACCTGCGCCGCCACGGGGAGCCGCCCGTCCACCTGCTGGCGGGCGTCCACGACGGCGGGCGCCGCGCGGAGATCACCGAGGCCCTCGGCCTGGTCGGGCCGGACATCGAACCCGTCGACATCGACGATCCCGCGATCGTCGCCGTCGCCATCCGCAACCCCGGTGTCGCGTCGATCTATCACAATCTCGCCAGCACGCTCGACGCGGACTCCACCCTCTTCCGCGTGGACATCCCCGACGGCGTGGGCGAGTGGCCTCGCATCGACCTGGCGATCCACCTGCTGCGGCAGGGGAGCACGCTTCTGGCCGTGGGCGAGTCCCACCGTCCCAACGCCCGGTTCCGCCTCGCGTCGAGGCCGGACGAGACGGTCCGCGGGGGCCAGTCCCTGGCCGTGGTCTCCGAGGCGCGCCCGGACATCGCCTGGCACGAGCTCTGA
- a CDS encoding SDR family NAD(P)-dependent oxidoreductase: protein MRGLTGKNVLITGGSSGIGEAAARRFLEEGARVFVCGLDGVEETVSVLAPLGEISGTVCDVSREDDVMRLVAEAVSALGGIDVLINNAGTSWREPFLEITPEHWDAIMAVNLRGMFLVGQAVGRLMVEGGTSGSIVNMGSTNGLGGEADYAHYNASKGGVLLLTKTMAVELGRHGVRVNAVCPGYIRTPLNAGIEATLDPGFVAAYQRDHIPLGRAGQAAEVASAYAFLASDDASFVHGAELVVDGGQLAIM, encoded by the coding sequence ATGCGCGGGCTGACCGGCAAGAACGTCCTGATCACGGGTGGCAGCAGCGGGATCGGCGAGGCCGCCGCGCGGCGGTTCCTGGAGGAGGGCGCGCGGGTCTTCGTCTGCGGCCTGGACGGGGTGGAGGAGACCGTCTCCGTCCTGGCGCCCCTCGGCGAGATCTCCGGGACGGTCTGCGACGTCAGCCGCGAGGACGACGTCATGCGGCTCGTGGCGGAGGCCGTGTCCGCGCTCGGCGGGATCGACGTGCTGATCAACAACGCCGGGACGTCCTGGCGGGAGCCGTTCCTGGAGATCACCCCCGAGCACTGGGACGCGATCATGGCGGTGAACCTGCGCGGGATGTTCCTGGTCGGGCAGGCGGTGGGCCGGCTGATGGTCGAGGGCGGCACCTCCGGCTCGATCGTCAACATGGGCTCGACGAACGGCCTCGGCGGCGAGGCGGACTACGCCCACTACAACGCCTCCAAGGGCGGGGTCCTGCTGCTGACCAAGACCATGGCGGTGGAGCTCGGACGGCACGGCGTCCGCGTGAACGCGGTCTGCCCCGGCTACATCCGCACCCCGCTCAACGCCGGGATCGAGGCGACCCTCGACCCCGGCTTCGTCGCCGCCTACCAGCGCGACCACATCCCCCTCGGACGGGCCGGGCAGGCGGCGGAGGTCGCCTCCGCGTACGCCTTCCTGGCCTCCGACGACGCCTCCTTCGTTCACGGAGCCGAGCTGGTCGTCGACGGCGGCCAGCTCGCGATCATGTAA
- a CDS encoding peroxiredoxin: MAVDVGDAAPDFELKDQHGTPVRLSGFRGGKNVVLVFYPLAFSGVCTGELRQIRDELPMPDDGDVQVLAVSVDSMFALRAWAEQERYDFPLLSDFWPHGGTAQRYGVFDDGRGLATRGTFIIDTQGVVRWKAENALPDARDVGEYREVLAGL; this comes from the coding sequence TTGGCCGTCGACGTGGGCGACGCCGCGCCGGACTTCGAGCTGAAGGACCAGCACGGGACCCCGGTGAGGCTGTCGGGCTTCCGCGGCGGCAAGAACGTCGTCCTCGTGTTCTACCCGCTGGCGTTCAGCGGGGTCTGCACGGGCGAGTTGCGTCAGATCCGTGACGAGCTGCCCATGCCGGACGACGGCGACGTCCAGGTCCTGGCCGTCTCCGTCGACTCGATGTTCGCCCTGCGCGCCTGGGCGGAGCAGGAGAGGTACGATTTCCCGCTGCTGTCGGACTTCTGGCCACACGGCGGGACGGCGCAGCGCTACGGCGTGTTCGACGACGGGCGGGGCCTCGCCACGCGCGGCACGTTCATCATCGACACGCAGGGCGTCGTCCGCTGGAAGGCCGAGAACGCCCTCCCGGACGCACGCGACGTCGGCGAGTACCGCGAGGTGCTCGCCGGTCTCTGA
- a CDS encoding secondary thiamine-phosphate synthase enzyme YjbQ, whose translation MESSVVRVTTGSREVVHDITAECERFASSQGGDGLLHVFVPHATAGVAILELGAGSDDDLLAALGDLLPADDRWRHAHGSRGHGRSHVMPALVPPFATIPVLDGRLALGTWQSVALVDLNIDNPDRQVRLSLLKG comes from the coding sequence ATGGAGAGTTCCGTGGTCCGGGTGACCACCGGTTCGCGGGAGGTCGTGCACGACATCACGGCGGAATGCGAGCGTTTCGCCTCGTCGCAGGGTGGGGACGGGCTCCTGCACGTGTTCGTCCCGCACGCCACCGCGGGCGTGGCGATCCTCGAGCTGGGGGCCGGCAGCGACGACGATCTTCTCGCCGCCCTCGGCGACCTGCTGCCGGCCGACGACCGGTGGCGGCATGCCCACGGCTCCCGCGGGCACGGCCGCTCGCACGTCATGCCCGCGCTGGTCCCGCCGTTCGCCACCATCCCCGTCCTCGACGGGCGGCTCGCCCTCGGGACGTGGCAGTCGGTGGCGCTGGTCGACCTCAACATCGACAATCCCGACCGGCAGGTCAGGTTGTCGCTGCTTAAGGGATAG
- a CDS encoding DUF1918 domain-containing protein codes for MNANIGDRLHVHGNVVGQADRQGEIIEVRGPEGGPPYLVRFDDGHETLVYPGPDAVIESSEEVAG; via the coding sequence ATGAACGCGAACATCGGAGACCGGCTGCACGTCCACGGCAACGTGGTGGGGCAGGCCGACCGGCAGGGCGAGATCATCGAGGTGCGCGGCCCGGAAGGGGGACCGCCGTACCTCGTCCGCTTCGACGACGGGCACGAGACCCTCGTGTACCCGGGCCCGGACGCGGTGATCGAGAGCAGCGAGGAAGTCGCGGGCTAG
- a CDS encoding DUF3052 domain-containing protein: MSATAGQAQSERSLAERLGLKAGQVVQEIGYDDDVDEELRGSVEAVTGSELVDEDYEDVVDIVLLWWRDEDGDLFEGLTDAMFPLTAGGNIWLLTPKAGRDGHVEPSEIGEAAQTAGLSQTSSISAAKEWSGTRLVAPKVRK, translated from the coding sequence GTGAGCGCGACCGCGGGTCAGGCGCAGTCTGAGCGCAGCCTGGCCGAACGGCTCGGCCTCAAGGCCGGCCAGGTGGTGCAGGAGATCGGCTACGACGACGACGTCGACGAGGAGCTCCGCGGCTCCGTCGAGGCCGTCACGGGGAGCGAGCTGGTCGACGAGGACTACGAGGACGTGGTCGACATCGTGCTGCTGTGGTGGCGCGATGAGGACGGCGACCTGTTCGAGGGCCTGACCGACGCCATGTTCCCGCTCACCGCGGGCGGCAACATCTGGTTGCTGACGCCCAAGGCGGGCCGGGACGGTCATGTGGAGCCGAGCGAGATCGGCGAGGCCGCGCAGACGGCCGGGCTGTCGCAGACGAGCAGCATCAGCGCGGCCAAGGAGTGGTCGGGCACGCGCCTCGTGGCGCCCAAGGTCCGCAAGTAG